In one Gossypium hirsutum isolate 1008001.06 chromosome D09, Gossypium_hirsutum_v2.1, whole genome shotgun sequence genomic region, the following are encoded:
- the LOC107892898 gene encoding NAC transcription factor ONAC010-like (The RefSeq protein has 1 substitution compared to this genomic sequence), whose protein sequence is MEVEPKRELCDTNQTPEKIPPLSLHHASSSDALGIVEAPENEEPIVNGTNNKDKVDDDGYLDSFPPGYRFCPLDEELVLYYLKKKVLNLPLPQNRIVEVNLYQYNPERLAELYKQYGEKEWYFFTPRDKKYRNGTRPNRAAVGGYWKATGADREVRFKDRIVGYRKALVFYKGRPPKGDKTSWIMHEYRVNDPPPLCSKKEGYTDMRLDDYVLCRIYKKVDKSGRTQTKTEDGLALTQKQERDEMMGSEDTMNYLSTMGMGMGMGGNFMNQAFPEFQYIFNDQFPSSFPTKYLNDRLEQEDVWSFDFPPQLDVSVEALINVDNVFSPDTANKNSTNSEMNTRD, encoded by the exons ATGGAAGTTGAACCTAAACGTGAGCTTTGTGATACCAACCAAACACCTGAAAAGATCCCACCACTGTCTCTTCACCATGCATCCTCCAGCGACGCCCTCGGCATTGTTGAGGCACCCGAGAACGAGGAACCCATTGTAAACGGTACCAACAACAAAGACAAGGTTGATGATGATGGCTATCTTGATTCATTCCCTCCGGGATATCGGTTTTGTCCGCTCGATGAAGAGCTTGTGCTTTATTATTTGAAGAAAAAGGTCTTGAATTTACCTTTGCCTCAGAATAGGATCGTGGAAGTTAATTTGTATCAATATAATCCTGAAAGACTTGCAG AACTATATAAACAATATGGAGAAAAAGAGTGGTATTTCTTTACCCCTAGAGATAAGAAGTACCGAAATGGAACCCGACCTAATCGGGCAGCCGTGGGTGGGTACTGGAAGGCTACCGGTGCTGATCGAGAAGTTCGATTTAAAGATCGTATTGTGGGATATAGGAAGGCATTGGTTTTTTACAAAGGAAGACCTCCTAAAGGTGATAAAACTAGTTGGATTATGCATGAATATAGAGTGAACGATCCTCCTCCCTTGTGCAGCAAGAAAGAGGGTTACACTGACATGAGG CTAGATGATTATGTTCTATGTAGGATTTACAAAAAAGTTGATAAATCTGGGAGAACGCAAACCAAAACTGAAGATGGATTGGCATTGACTCAAAAACAAGAAAGAGATGAGATGATGGGTTCGGAGGACACGATGAATTATTTAAGCACAATGGGAATGGGAATGGGGATGGGTGGTAATTTTATGAATCAAGCATTTCCTGAATTTCAATACATTTTTAATGATCAATTTCCATCGTCTTTTCCTACCAAATATCTAAACGATAGATTGGAACAAGAAGACGTTTGGAGTTTCGATTTTCCCCCACAACTAGACGTTAGTGTTGAAGCTTTGATCAATGTGGATAATGTTTTCTCACCCGATACTGCAACCAAAAATTCTACCAACTCAGAAATGAATACAAGAGATTGA
- the LOC107892550 gene encoding agamous-like MADS-box protein AGL61 has product MVQKNAIQGRQKITMKKIAKKNNLQVTFSKRRAGLFKKASELCTLCGVDIAIIVFSPAGKVFSFGHPNVDSAVHRFLTRNTSSVHYDIVEAHPNANIRELNAQITNLLEMLEGEKRKGQALDEVREAGRRQCWWQAPIHELGLSELQQLRNALEELKRNVGKQANLMQAAVECSNGWPFLKPNGVGISNFGTQGNETNASSSFTQMHKFGPDLYFDF; this is encoded by the coding sequence ATGGTGCAGAAGAATGCAATCCAGGGTCGCCAAAAGATCACCATGAAAAAGATAGCAAAGAAAAATAATCTTCAAGTAACCTTCTCTAAACGCCGTGCGGGGCTTTTTAAAAAGGCTAGTGAACTCTGCACCCTTTGTGGAGTTGATATCGCAATCATAGTGTTCTCCCCTGCAGGCAAGGTCTTCTCTTTTGGCCACCCTAATGTCGACTCCGCCGTCCATCGGTTTCTCACTCGAAACACTTCCAGCGTGCACTATGACATTGTCGAAGCTCATCCAAATGCTAACATCCGTGAGCTTAATGCACAAATAACTAATCTTCTTGAGATGTTGGAAGGTGAGAAAAGGAAGGGCCAAGCACTTGATGAAGTAAGGGAAGCTGGTCGAAGGCAATGCTGGTGGCAAGCCCCCATCCATGAACTCGGGTTGAGTGAGCTTCAACAGTTGAGAAATGCGCTGGAGGAGCTGAAGAGGAATGTGGGGAAACAAGCCAACCTGATGCAGGCTGCGGTTGAGTGCAGCAATGGCTGGCCATTTTTGAAGCCAAATGGTGTAGGAATTAGTAATTTTGGCACTCAAGGAAATGAAACGAATGCTTCTTCTAGTTTTACTCAAATGCATAAATTTGGTCCGGAcctgtattttgatttttga
- the LOC107891412 gene encoding trichohyalin yields MERTSMGTSITRRAKWQYPPAQPTPRILHLPRRPRKKAPKPSPSKQPTWQKDRKGVLERLFDQERSFASGAVPVMLLTPRESEEERRRGRVEEEEKRANTHNSVVFVEEEKWRFQAEMLRAECNLLRMERKIAIKKMERRRVHMERTLKSALEILLSGRKNICEGKDVNLVLLEEQINDLVEKIEKLQKRTGVKELEVKKCSNFDKHVCLLQRQLQKFGFGGLSDEEICVKEIRQMAEASLSIKISNEGSGSFASTSNHHNRNVESLRRKMDGLLQSMEEEYGSLLSTSDLSSSSSLQQSNKEEKMGHETRVCSGHCKAIVGRVVEQIRGETEQWSQMQDMLGLVRDEMEELHASRDFWEDRALDSDYQIQSLQSAVKEWRQRAVSSEAKAKELEAQIYVLRQEMERLRQGRDRKSVRPQIASPINQLEAQNETEKRVLVCRLKEDDPNPKDGRRKPQTCRRSPLTDIGNISTLKKQQQSGEATLPLFSLHKEEMKRSL; encoded by the exons ATGGAGAGGACATCAATGGGAACAAGTATAACAAGGAGAGCAAAATGGCAATACCCTCCAGCGCAGCCAACACCAAGAATCCTTCATTTGCCACGCCGCCCTAGAAAGAAAGCACCAAAGCCCAGTCCTTCGAAGCAACCCACTTGGCAGAAAGACAGAAAAGGGGTGCTGGAGAGATTGTTTGATCAAGAGAGGTCTTTTGCGAGTGGGGCTGTTCCAGTGATGCTTCTGACTCCAAGGGAGAGTGAGGAGGAGAGGAGAAGAGGGAGAGTGGAGGAGGAAGAGAAGAGAGCAAATACTCATAACAGTGTCGTCTTTGTTGAAGAAGAGAAATGGAGGTTCCAAGCTGAGATGTTGAGAGCGGAATGTAACTTGTTGAGGATGGAAAGAAAGATTGCCATTAAGAAAATGGAGAGAAGGAGAGTTCATATGGAGCGGACCCTGAAATCTGCCCTTGAAATTTTACTTTCT GGAAGAAAGAACATTTGTGAAGGGAAGGATGTGAACTTGGTGTTGTTGGAGGAGCAGATCAATGATTTGGTGGAGAAAATAGAGAAACTGCAAAAGAGAACAGGTGTGAAAGAGTTAGAGGTTAAAAAATGCAGTAACTTTGATAAGCATGTATGTTTACTCCAAAGGCAGCTACAGAAATTTGGGTTTGGAGGATTATCTGATGAAGAAATATGTGTGAAAGAGATCCGACAGATGGCTGAAGCAAGCTTGTCAATCAAAATCAGCAATGAAGGGAGTGGCAGCTTTGCTTCTACTTCAAATCATCATAACCGCAAT GTGGAGAGTTTGAGAAGAAAGATGGATGGATTACTACAGAGCATGGAGGAGGAATATGGTTCCCTGCTCTCCACTTCTGATTTGTCATCTTCATCATCTTTACAGCAATCAAACAAA GAGGAGAAAATGGGGCATGAGACAAGAGTGTGTTCAGGACATTGCAAGGCTATAGTGGGGAGGGTGGTAGAGCAAATTCGTGGTGAGACAGAACAATGGTCCCAGATGCAAGACATGTTGGGGCTGGTAAGGGATGAGATGGAAGAACTTCATGCATCTCGTGATTTTTGGGAAGATCGGGCACTTGATTCTGACTATCAGATTCAATCCCTGCAATCTGCT GTGAAAGAATGGAGACAGAGAGCTGTGTCATCGGAAGCCAAAGCTAAGGAGTTAGAGGCACAAATATATGTGCTTCGTCAGGAAATGGAGAGATTGAGGCAAGGCAGAGATAGAAAATCAGTGAGGCCCCAAATTGCATCACCAATCAATCAATTAGAAGCACAAAATGAAACAGAGAAGAGAGTACTTGTGTGTCGGTTGAAGGAAGACGATCCTAATCCCAAGGATGGAAGACGAAAGCCCCAGACATGCAGACGCTCGCCCCTGACAGATATTGGTAATATATCAACCCTGAAGAAGCAGCAGCAGTCTGGTGAAGCAACCTTGCCATTGTTTAGCCTTCATAAAGAGGAAATGAAACGTTCATTATAG
- the LOC107892549 gene encoding uncharacterized protein: protein MQDVLDAGLAWARDYDTSRSLVLQLSPMVTMSRWSPLESRWFKLNTDGAISLTNQQAAIGVVFRDADANWICDFSMRMGKDNIFKVEGRAVLEGSHVAWGRGLRQVEVECDNALLVESLLVGGYVNSKMVKLRLIRGILNREWKVRIRHVPRSHGC, encoded by the coding sequence ATGCAAGATGTGTTGGATGCAGGTTTGGCATGGGCAAGGGATTATGATACATCCAGGTCATTGGTGTTACAGTTGAGTCCTATGGTGACAATGTCTCGTTGGTCCCCACTAGAGAGTAGATGGTTTAAACTTAACACTGATGGGGCAATATCATTAACTAATCAACAGGCAGCAATTGGGGTTGTTTTTAGAGATGCAGATGCGAACTGGATATGTGACTTTTCTATGAGAATGGGTAAGGATAATATTTTCAAAGTGGAAGGGAGAGCTGTGCTAGAGGGTTCGCATGTTGCATGGGGGAGAGGATTGCGGCAAGTTGAGGTCGAATGTGATAATGCACTTCTAGTTGAATCATTGTTGGTTGGTGGATATGTCAATAGCAAAATGGTGAAGCTACGTTTGATTCGTGGTATCCTTAATCGTGAATGGAAGGTGCGCATTCGCCATGTTCCTAGATCCCATGGTTGCTGA